Proteins encoded in a region of the Microbaculum marinisediminis genome:
- a CDS encoding dienelactone hydrolase family protein encodes MPKLIRWGLIAAGVILLGLALNTTRQYARWSPFGEPPDARAARLAEHWRLVLPEGPGPFPAAILLSGCDGVRDNMDYWASVFVETGRAALIVDSHTPRGLVELEAWRLVCGAQALSGAERSGDVAVALKGLSDRGDIADDIVIFGASHGGWTAMEFVAHAASNERPPALAHWPDTPEALLQSVSALVLLYPYCGVLNSATAARWAGAPPALFVLAEDDSIVSTPDCVARAEALRQSNAGVEIVVLADADHGFDQQERSPLSMLRFDAEKQAQARQAVLDFLKTVDPL; translated from the coding sequence ATGCCGAAACTGATCCGCTGGGGACTGATAGCCGCTGGCGTCATTCTCCTCGGACTGGCACTCAACACCACCCGCCAGTACGCGCGCTGGTCGCCCTTCGGCGAGCCGCCTGATGCGCGTGCTGCGCGTCTGGCCGAACACTGGCGGCTGGTCCTGCCCGAAGGGCCGGGGCCGTTTCCCGCCGCGATCCTGCTGTCGGGCTGCGATGGCGTGCGCGACAACATGGACTATTGGGCCAGCGTGTTCGTAGAGACGGGTCGCGCCGCGCTGATCGTCGACAGCCACACGCCCCGCGGCCTCGTCGAGCTGGAGGCGTGGCGGCTCGTCTGTGGTGCACAGGCCCTGTCCGGCGCTGAGCGCAGCGGCGACGTGGCCGTGGCGCTCAAGGGGCTTTCGGATCGGGGCGACATCGCCGATGACATCGTCATTTTCGGCGCCTCGCATGGGGGCTGGACCGCGATGGAGTTCGTGGCGCACGCGGCCAGTAACGAACGGCCGCCAGCACTCGCGCACTGGCCCGACACGCCCGAAGCACTCCTGCAATCGGTCTCGGCGCTGGTGCTGCTCTATCCCTATTGCGGAGTGCTGAACAGCGCGACGGCGGCCCGCTGGGCGGGCGCCCCGCCGGCGCTGTTCGTCCTTGCCGAGGACGACTCGATTGTCAGCACGCCGGATTGCGTTGCCCGGGCGGAGGCGCTGCGGCAATCGAACGCCGGGGTGGAGATCGTCGTTCTTGCGGATGCGGACCACGGCTTCGACCAGCAGGAGAGGTCGCCGCTTTCGATGCTTCGGTTCGATGCCGAAAAACAGGCGCAGGCGCGGCAGGCGGTACTCGATTTCCTGAAGACGGTCGATCCGCTCTGA
- a CDS encoding alpha/beta hydrolase, translating into MTHKNTRLFGFAVLPLLLGLVFFSASLTPSLIPRPWIVQGALAGLVTAIGYVIGQLVLAAWRAIELPRLSGRAAVVAHVVVAVPVVGLWINNLTKAADWQDSIRTHVGLEPTEEFHIFAMLGVALAVFLICFAIGLAVQWIFDILRRRLYRVMPMRTANALGLILATALVFFVTRDGVIRWVFEAMDQSYEAAQDLFVKAPPAPDNPRIPGGPGSFVDWGAMGQPGRDYVLGGPDAEAISDFTGRPAKDPIRVYVGRAQAQTPEERAKVALEELKRLGAFERKVLIVASPTGTGWLDPGGHDPVEYMHDGDIATVAVQYSYMQSPFALIFETQTGLEQATATMQTVYRYWRTLPEDDRPEFYAHGISLGAWSSMYSFDIFEIVNDPIQGALWTGPPFPSALWNKATSARNPDSPYVLPLVGSGALVRFMSQFDGLDRDAGPWGRLRIAYLQYASDPIVFYEPNSVWRAPQWMREPPAPDVSPEMRFMPVVTQFQLVVDMILALAVPPGYGHSYSAEDYIDAWVGVTAPAGWTEADATRLKERCGVEWGLGCRN; encoded by the coding sequence ATGACGCACAAAAACACCCGACTTTTCGGCTTCGCCGTTTTGCCGCTTCTTTTGGGACTGGTCTTCTTCTCGGCCTCCCTCACGCCGTCGCTGATCCCGCGCCCGTGGATCGTGCAGGGGGCGCTTGCGGGGCTTGTCACCGCCATCGGCTATGTGATTGGGCAGCTCGTCCTCGCCGCCTGGCGCGCGATCGAACTGCCGCGTCTTTCGGGGCGGGCCGCGGTCGTCGCTCATGTCGTTGTCGCGGTGCCTGTCGTCGGGCTGTGGATCAACAACCTGACCAAGGCGGCGGACTGGCAGGACTCGATACGAACGCACGTCGGCCTGGAGCCGACCGAAGAGTTCCACATCTTCGCGATGCTGGGCGTCGCCCTTGCCGTCTTCCTGATCTGTTTCGCGATCGGTCTGGCCGTGCAGTGGATCTTCGACATCCTGCGCCGTCGCCTCTACCGGGTCATGCCGATGCGCACGGCCAATGCGCTGGGCCTGATCCTCGCGACCGCGCTCGTTTTCTTCGTGACCCGCGACGGAGTCATCCGCTGGGTGTTCGAGGCGATGGACCAGTCCTACGAGGCGGCGCAGGATCTGTTCGTGAAGGCGCCGCCGGCGCCTGACAATCCGCGCATTCCCGGTGGCCCCGGATCGTTCGTCGACTGGGGCGCGATGGGCCAGCCTGGACGCGACTACGTGCTCGGCGGGCCGGATGCGGAGGCCATCTCCGACTTTACGGGCCGGCCGGCCAAGGATCCGATCCGCGTCTATGTCGGGCGGGCGCAGGCCCAGACCCCCGAGGAGCGCGCGAAGGTGGCCCTGGAAGAGTTGAAGCGTCTTGGCGCGTTCGAGCGCAAGGTGCTGATCGTCGCGAGCCCGACCGGCACCGGCTGGCTCGATCCCGGCGGGCACGATCCGGTCGAGTACATGCATGACGGCGACATCGCCACGGTCGCGGTCCAGTACTCCTACATGCAATCGCCGTTTGCGCTGATCTTCGAGACCCAGACCGGTCTCGAACAGGCGACCGCGACGATGCAGACCGTCTACCGTTACTGGAGGACGCTTCCCGAGGACGACAGGCCCGAGTTCTACGCCCACGGCATCAGCCTCGGGGCCTGGTCGTCCATGTACTCCTTCGACATCTTCGAGATCGTCAACGATCCCATCCAGGGCGCGCTGTGGACCGGCCCGCCGTTCCCCTCGGCCCTCTGGAACAAGGCAACGAGCGCCCGGAACCCGGATTCGCCCTATGTCCTGCCGCTCGTCGGCAGCGGCGCGCTCGTTCGCTTCATGTCCCAGTTCGACGGCCTCGACCGCGACGCCGGCCCGTGGGGCCGCCTTCGCATCGCCTACCTGCAATACGCGTCCGATCCGATCGTCTTCTACGAGCCGAACTCGGTCTGGCGTGCCCCGCAATGGATGCGCGAACCACCGGCTCCGGACGTCTCTCCGGAGATGCGTTTCATGCCGGTCGTCACGCAGTTTCAGCTGGTGGTCGACATGATCCTCGCGCTCGCGGTCCCGCCGGGATACGGGCACAGCTATAGCGCCGAAGACTACATCGATGCCTGGGTCGGCGTGACCGCGCCTGCAGGCTGGACCGAGGCCGACGCCACCCGGCTCAAGGAGCGGTGCGGCGTCGAATGGGGTCTTGGATGCCGAAACTGA
- the ggt gene encoding gamma-glutamyltransferase: MVVTNHPLASAAGTEMLAAGGNAVDAAIAALFTLTVVEPMMVGILGGGITHIRTTDGRHIVLDGLSAAPAAAAPDLYRSVSDHPPHSMDTVGRENAVGPKAVATPGALRGWCDALERFGTMSLSDVMEPAIRHARRGFSVTPYLAGCIEEAAADLAGDPEIARLFLPDGQARRAGTRFVMGDYAETLASIASGGPETLYSGDLGGVIDRHMSSVGGLLTLADLAAVSTIERAPVRGSYRGFDIYGPPPPSAGGVHVIQMLNILEGYDLAALGFGSIETMHLLGEALKIAFADRARSTADPAFVDVPVDRLISQRYAEACRAQISRTHAAPATPATPAAESDNTTHVTVSDSLGNVVSSTQTINSLFGARFVIPGTGIIPNNNMALFVPHPGRALSIAPGKRVTTSMAPTIVLRDGQPAFALGLPGGLRIFGCVMQALVNLIDHRMSLQEAVEAPRLWTQGGDLEVEDGYPDSTHGGLTAMGWHVLPVPHVGGGMAAIAFDGDGNHTGAACWRADGVAIGIGGGLARQGIRFWPDAPGVGDGKDD, encoded by the coding sequence ATGGTGGTGACGAATCATCCCCTCGCCTCCGCTGCCGGAACGGAGATGCTGGCGGCGGGAGGGAATGCCGTCGACGCGGCGATCGCGGCGCTGTTCACGCTGACGGTCGTGGAACCGATGATGGTCGGTATTCTGGGCGGCGGCATCACCCACATTCGCACGACGGACGGGCGCCATATCGTTCTCGACGGCCTGAGCGCCGCCCCGGCCGCCGCAGCGCCCGACCTCTACCGTTCGGTTTCGGATCACCCGCCGCATTCCATGGATACGGTGGGCCGCGAAAACGCGGTCGGACCAAAGGCCGTCGCGACACCCGGGGCGTTGCGCGGCTGGTGCGATGCGCTGGAGCGTTTCGGGACGATGTCCCTTTCGGACGTCATGGAACCGGCCATTCGACATGCCCGCCGCGGATTTTCGGTGACGCCTTATCTGGCCGGATGCATCGAAGAGGCGGCGGCCGATCTTGCCGGCGATCCCGAAATCGCCCGGCTTTTCCTGCCCGATGGACAGGCGCGGCGCGCGGGCACACGCTTCGTCATGGGCGACTATGCCGAAACGCTGGCGAGCATCGCCTCCGGCGGTCCCGAGACTTTGTACAGCGGGGACCTGGGCGGCGTCATCGACCGCCACATGTCCAGCGTCGGCGGCCTTTTGACGCTAGCCGATCTCGCCGCCGTCTCGACGATCGAACGCGCCCCGGTGCGCGGCAGCTATCGCGGCTTCGACATCTACGGGCCCCCGCCCCCCTCGGCCGGTGGCGTCCATGTCATCCAGATGCTGAACATTCTGGAAGGCTACGATCTTGCCGCGCTTGGCTTCGGATCGATCGAGACCATGCACCTTCTCGGCGAGGCCCTGAAGATCGCCTTCGCCGACCGGGCCAGATCGACGGCCGATCCGGCCTTCGTCGACGTGCCGGTCGACCGGCTGATCTCGCAGCGCTACGCCGAGGCGTGCCGGGCGCAGATCAGCAGGACGCATGCCGCCCCCGCGACGCCTGCGACCCCGGCTGCCGAGTCGGACAACACCACGCACGTCACCGTGAGCGACTCGCTCGGCAACGTCGTGTCCAGCACGCAGACCATCAACAGCCTCTTTGGCGCGCGGTTCGTCATTCCCGGCACGGGGATCATACCGAACAACAACATGGCGCTGTTCGTTCCCCACCCCGGACGCGCCCTGTCGATCGCGCCGGGCAAACGCGTGACGACATCGATGGCACCGACGATCGTCCTGCGCGACGGACAGCCCGCCTTCGCGCTCGGATTGCCCGGCGGCCTGCGCATCTTCGGCTGCGTCATGCAGGCCCTGGTCAATCTCATCGACCACCGCATGTCGCTTCAGGAGGCGGTCGAAGCGCCGCGGCTGTGGACGCAGGGCGGCGATCTCGAGGTCGAGGACGGTTATCCGGACAGCACCCACGGCGGCCTGACCGCGATGGGCTGGCACGTCCTGCCGGTTCCGCATGTGGGTGGCGGGATGGCCGCCATCGCCTTCGATGGCGACGGCAACCATACCGGCGCCGCCTGCTGGCGCGCGGACGGTGTCGCCATCGGGATCGGAGGCGGACTGGCGCGGCAGGGAATCCGCTTCTGGCCGGACGCGCCCGGCGTCGGTGACGGCAAAGACGACTGA
- a CDS encoding Zn-dependent hydrolase, with amino-acid sequence MKTVKVDGERLWASLMEMGRIGETPGGGCRRLALTDEDKAARDLFCRWARDAGCTITVDGIGNIFARRDGTDPDAAPVMIGSHLDTVPTGGKFDGVYGVLAGLEVVRRLNDLDIATSAPIEIVVWTNEEGARFSPMTLGSSVFTGDIALDFALSRTDPEGVTIAEALERIDYAGNEPIGGRPVGTYFEVHVEQGPLLKEGGERIGAVTGSFMARYFVATVTGEAAHVGPTLMEQRHDALVGAAALTLEIDRIGRSRGREGRSNAPHIELFPNVRGVIPSEVRLSCDLRNSDPAELAKMEQDLQAAIARIEGERGVSIALEPYFEFGPIRFDAAMSGLISETAREIGLSCRDILTVAGHDAVPMTTCCPTALFFIPSDTGISHNETEYSTPEQCVDGADVLLNAVLRIASVEVVPPSN; translated from the coding sequence ATGAAGACGGTCAAGGTCGACGGCGAACGGTTGTGGGCGTCGCTGATGGAAATGGGGCGCATCGGGGAAACGCCGGGCGGCGGTTGCCGGCGCCTCGCCCTGACGGACGAAGACAAGGCGGCGCGGGATCTGTTCTGCCGATGGGCGCGTGACGCGGGCTGCACGATCACGGTCGACGGGATCGGCAATATCTTCGCCCGCCGCGACGGCACGGATCCCGATGCCGCGCCGGTCATGATCGGAAGCCATCTCGATACGGTACCGACCGGCGGAAAGTTCGACGGCGTTTACGGGGTTCTGGCCGGGCTGGAAGTGGTCCGTCGGCTCAACGACCTCGACATCGCGACGTCGGCGCCGATCGAGATTGTCGTCTGGACAAACGAAGAGGGAGCGCGGTTCTCGCCGATGACGCTCGGATCCTCGGTGTTCACCGGCGACATCGCGCTCGACTTCGCCCTGTCGCGAACCGATCCCGAGGGCGTCACCATCGCCGAGGCGCTGGAGCGGATCGACTATGCCGGCAACGAGCCGATCGGTGGCCGGCCGGTGGGCACCTATTTCGAAGTCCACGTGGAGCAGGGGCCGCTGCTCAAGGAAGGTGGTGAGAGGATCGGCGCCGTCACCGGGTCCTTCATGGCACGGTACTTCGTGGCGACCGTGACCGGCGAAGCCGCCCATGTCGGGCCGACCTTGATGGAGCAGCGCCATGACGCCCTCGTCGGCGCCGCGGCCCTGACGCTGGAAATCGACCGGATCGGACGGTCGAGGGGGCGTGAAGGCCGCTCCAACGCGCCGCATATCGAGCTGTTCCCGAACGTGCGCGGTGTGATCCCGTCGGAGGTTCGGCTCAGTTGCGATCTGCGCAATTCCGATCCCGCCGAACTGGCCAAGATGGAGCAGGACCTGCAGGCCGCGATTGCCCGTATCGAGGGGGAGCGCGGCGTTTCGATCGCACTCGAACCGTATTTCGAGTTCGGGCCGATCCGCTTCGACGCGGCAATGTCCGGCCTGATATCGGAAACGGCGCGGGAGATCGGGCTGTCGTGCCGGGATATCCTGACGGTGGCGGGCCACGATGCGGTTCCCATGACGACCTGTTGCCCGACCGCGCTGTTCTTCATTCCCAGCGATACCGGCATTAGCCACAACGAGACGGAATACAGCACGCCGGAACAGTGCGTCGACGGGGCCGATGTGCTGTTGAACGCCGTTCTCAGGATTGCTTCGGTCGAAGTCGTTCCGCCGTCCAACTGA
- a CDS encoding ArgE/DapE family deacylase encodes MLDKNVAAAIIDAVDRGFDQQVRFTQDMVRIPSTRGEEQRVQDFMADAMASRGFAVDQWRLDVDAIKDLPGFAPVSISYENSYNVVGTYRPAVRRGRSLIFNGHVDVVPTGPWDRWTTPPFEPRIDGKWLYGRGAGDMKAGLAGTLFAFDAVRAAGFAPTAPIYFQSVVEEECTGNGTLACLQRGYRADCAFVPEPLEPKLMRAEVGLIWFQVHVEGDPQHASGFVSSGTNAIEKAMGLWPHIKALEAEWNARKADHPLYRNHPHPIRVNLGEITGGEWTSSVAATATLNVRVGVLPGARLSDIRDEIEARVRQAALDDPFLSNNPPRIEYHGHMAEGYVLEDADEAEAVLAESHAAVFGAPLQEEITSAATDARFFGLYADTPGIVYGPICERPHGFDERVDLDSLRAVTKTMALFLADWCGVEKSQA; translated from the coding sequence ATGCTCGACAAGAACGTTGCGGCGGCGATCATCGACGCCGTCGATCGGGGCTTCGACCAACAGGTCCGCTTCACCCAGGACATGGTCCGCATTCCCTCGACTCGCGGCGAGGAACAACGGGTGCAGGATTTCATGGCCGACGCCATGGCGTCCCGAGGCTTCGCGGTCGATCAGTGGCGCCTCGATGTCGACGCGATCAAGGACCTGCCCGGATTTGCCCCGGTCTCGATTTCTTATGAGAACTCCTACAATGTCGTCGGCACCTACCGTCCTGCCGTTCGGCGCGGCCGGTCCCTGATCTTCAACGGTCATGTCGATGTCGTGCCGACGGGACCCTGGGACCGCTGGACGACGCCGCCGTTCGAGCCGCGCATAGACGGCAAGTGGCTCTATGGCCGCGGCGCGGGCGACATGAAGGCCGGTCTTGCTGGCACCCTGTTCGCGTTCGATGCGGTGCGGGCCGCAGGCTTTGCGCCGACCGCGCCGATCTACTTCCAGTCCGTTGTCGAGGAAGAGTGCACGGGCAACGGTACGCTCGCCTGTCTGCAGCGCGGATATCGCGCCGACTGCGCCTTCGTTCCAGAGCCGCTGGAGCCGAAGCTGATGCGCGCGGAGGTCGGGTTGATCTGGTTCCAGGTCCATGTCGAGGGCGATCCGCAACATGCCTCGGGGTTCGTGTCGAGCGGAACCAACGCCATCGAGAAGGCCATGGGGCTATGGCCACATATCAAGGCCCTGGAAGCCGAATGGAACGCGCGCAAGGCCGACCATCCCCTCTACCGGAACCATCCGCATCCGATCCGCGTGAACCTTGGCGAGATCACGGGGGGCGAATGGACGTCGAGCGTGGCCGCCACCGCGACGCTCAACGTCCGCGTCGGTGTCCTGCCCGGTGCCCGGCTGTCCGATATCCGCGATGAAATCGAGGCACGGGTGCGCCAAGCGGCGCTGGACGACCCGTTCCTGTCCAACAATCCGCCACGCATCGAGTATCACGGCCACATGGCGGAGGGGTACGTGCTGGAGGATGCCGACGAGGCCGAAGCTGTTCTGGCCGAAAGCCATGCCGCCGTCTTCGGTGCGCCGCTTCAGGAAGAAATCACGTCGGCTGCGACGGATGCGCGTTTCTTCGGCCTCTACGCCGACACGCCGGGCATCGTCTACGGGCCGATCTGCGAACGGCCGCACGGCTTCGACGAGCGCGTCGATCTCGATTCGCTCCGCGCCGTTACCAAGACCATGGCCCTGTTTCTCGCCGATTGGTGCGGCGTCGAGAAAAGCCAAGCGTAG